ATGCCTCAAGATCCTTACGAAAAAGCTATGGCTCGCTTTTGGGCTAAATTTGGCGATGACAAGGTATCCATCAAACCTGGCTAAATTTTCCAGTACGTATCATAATTCTGAAATGTTACTAAATGATCTTTTGATTCCAAAGTAATGATGCCTTAATTATGTATAACGATGTTTTGTTCatgataaacaaaaataattttgatgacGATATTGGATCCATATTACAAGATGACCTTTCGATGAATCATTTAAAATTCCATTTATTTAACAGGTTTCATTATCCATATGGAATGTGTTCATCAAACAAGGGAAAGATCAAGAAGCTCTTCAAGAAGCCATGGAAAACCTGAAATTCTTAGAAGAAAACCTCAAGGGAAAGAAATTCTTTGGAGGAGAGAAGATTGGATATTTGGATATTGCATTGGGTTGGCTTgctaatttaattagtttactTGAAGAGATAATTGACATCAAAATTATAGACAAGGAGAGATTTCCTTTGCTATTTGGTTGGATACAAGAGTTTTCACAAGCACCAATAATCAAAGAAAGCTGGCCACCTCACGACAAAATGCTCACTAGGTTCCAAATCATGCTTGAGAATCAGCTTAAGCTTGCGGCAGCTCAGACTAACTGAAATGCTTTTGAATAAGTTTTGTATGGGTTGCCAAGAACGGTGTGTTTCTTTTCTCATTTGATAGAACATGAATAAAAGTTTCatgactatttttatttaaaacttgatattacgatgaaaatttaataaaaagggaaaaagtta
This is a stretch of genomic DNA from Mangifera indica cultivar Alphonso chromosome 11, CATAS_Mindica_2.1, whole genome shotgun sequence. It encodes these proteins:
- the LOC123229172 gene encoding probable glutathione S-transferase; the encoded protein is MAEEVKLLKTWSSPFGLRIVWALKLKGIHFDPIDEDLSNKSPLLLQYNPVYKKIPVLVHNRKPISESLVILEYVDETWKQNPLMPQDPYEKAMARFWAKFGDDKVSLSIWNVFIKQGKDQEALQEAMENLKFLEENLKGKKFFGGEKIGYLDIALGWLANLISLLEEIIDIKIIDKERFPLLFGWIQEFSQAPIIKESWPPHDKMLTRFQIMLENQLKLAAAQTN